The following proteins are encoded in a genomic region of Brachypodium distachyon strain Bd21 chromosome 1, Brachypodium_distachyon_v3.0, whole genome shotgun sequence:
- the LOC100841711 gene encoding triacylglycerol lipase 2 isoform X4: MTPGLPVQLNEAQVSVVHLHPIHLVCANQKQQLSAIHVKITSLWQVTTEDGYILSLKRIPHGRFDTNSTNNTRQPVLLFHGLMVDGVSWLLGTPKQSLGFLLADGGFDVWFANTRGTNTSRNHTSLSPKDPAYWNWTWDEIAAYDLPSVLELVYNHTGGQKVHYIGHSLGTLIILAAFSEHKVLHLVRSAVLLCPIAYLSRTKSKLTRLAAEIFLAEAFHFLGYHEFNPVGPVAHEILIQVCGNPEIDCYDLFSAVAGPDCCLNTSTTCAFLQHAPQSTSIKNLVHLSQMVRHQGIRRYDYGNAKDNMKHYNQPRPPLYNLSSIPTHVPMFLTHGGQDFLGDVPDTRHLLRTLVRSHDSDNIEVLYVPDYAHADFVIGFNAPQLVYAPMVDFFQRH, translated from the exons ATGACGCCTGGATTACCTGTTCAGCTGAACGAAGCACAG GTCAGCGTTGTCCACCTTCACCCCATCCATTTAGTATGTGCAAATCAGAAGCAGCAGCTTTCGGCTATCCATGTGAAGATCACAAG CCTATGGCAGGTGACGACAGAAGATGGATACATTCTTAGCTTAAAGAGGATTCCTCATGGTCGTTTTGATACGAATTCGACCAATAATACGAGACAACCAGTGCTGTTATTCCATGGGCTTATGGTG GATGGTGTTTCTTGGCTACTGGGTACACCAAAGCAATCACTTGGCTTTCTTCTGGCAGACGGTGGGTTTGATGTTTGGTTTGCCAACACCCGTGGAACTAATACCAGTCGGAACCATACCTCGCTCTCCCCAAAAGATCCG GCCTACTGGAATTGGACGTGGGACGAGATCGCTGCCTATGATCTTCCTTCCGTGCTTGAGTTGGTCTATAATCACACAGGAGGTCAAAAAGTACACTATATTGGTCACTCACTG GGAACCTTGATTATTCTTGCAGCCTTCTCCGAGCACAAGGTACTACACTTGGTGCGATCAGCTGTGTTGCTCTGCCCAATTGCTTATCTGAGCAGGACGAAATCCAAACTCACCCGGCTTGCTGCTGAGATCTTCCTTGCAGAA GCATTTCACTTTCTAGGTTATCATGAGTTCAATCCTGTTGG GCCAGTTGCACATGAGATTCTGATCCAAGTATGCGGCAATCCTGAAATTGACTGCTACGATTTGTTTTCAGCTGTTGCAG GACCGGACTGCTGCCTCAATACTTCAACTACATGTGCTTTCCTGCAGCATGCTCCACAGTCTACCTCCATCAAAAACCTTGTTCACTTGTCGCAGA TGGTCAGGCACCAAGGCATCAGAAGGTACGACTACGGCAACGCCAAGGATAACATGAAGCATTACAACCAGCCACGCCCCCCACTGTACAACCTCTCATCCATTCCCACCCATGTCCCCATGTTCCTCACACATGGTGGCCAAGACTTCCTCGGCGATGTCCCTGACACCAGGCACCTCCTGAGGACACTGGTCAGGAGCCATGACAGCGACAACATTGAGGTGCTGTATGTGCCCGACTATGCTCATGCCGACTTTGTGATAGGTTTTAATGCCCCACAACTTGTATACGCACCGATGGTCGACTTCTTTCAACGTCACTGA
- the LOC100841711 gene encoding triacylglycerol lipase 2 isoform X2: MCSCKCFYRCILVDCCSMDDIGQRCPPSPHPFSMCKSEAAAFGYPCEDHKVTTEDGYILSLKRIPHGRFDTNSTNNTRQPVLLFHGLMVDGVSWLLGTPKQSLGFLLADGGFDVWFANTRGTNTSRNHTSLSPKDPAYWNWTWDEIAAYDLPSVLELVYNHTGGQKVHYIGHSLGTLIILAAFSEHKVLHLVRSAVLLCPIAYLSRTKSKLTRLAAEIFLAEAFHFLGYHEFNPVGPVAHEILIQVCGNPEIDCYDLFSAVAGPDCCLNTSTTCAFLQHAPQSTSIKNLVHLSQMVRHQGIRRYDYGNAKDNMKHYNQPRPPLYNLSSIPTHVPMFLTHGGQDFLGDVPDTRHLLRTLVRSHDSDNIEVLYVPDYAHADFVIGFNAPQLVYAPMVDFFQRH, translated from the exons ATGTGTTCGTGCAAATGCTTCTATAGGTGTATACTTGTCGACTGTTG TTCTATGGATGATATAGGTCAGCGTTGTCCACCTTCACCCCATCCATTTAGTATGTGCAAATCAGAAGCAGCAGCTTTCGGCTATCCATGTGAAGATCACAAG GTGACGACAGAAGATGGATACATTCTTAGCTTAAAGAGGATTCCTCATGGTCGTTTTGATACGAATTCGACCAATAATACGAGACAACCAGTGCTGTTATTCCATGGGCTTATGGTG GATGGTGTTTCTTGGCTACTGGGTACACCAAAGCAATCACTTGGCTTTCTTCTGGCAGACGGTGGGTTTGATGTTTGGTTTGCCAACACCCGTGGAACTAATACCAGTCGGAACCATACCTCGCTCTCCCCAAAAGATCCG GCCTACTGGAATTGGACGTGGGACGAGATCGCTGCCTATGATCTTCCTTCCGTGCTTGAGTTGGTCTATAATCACACAGGAGGTCAAAAAGTACACTATATTGGTCACTCACTG GGAACCTTGATTATTCTTGCAGCCTTCTCCGAGCACAAGGTACTACACTTGGTGCGATCAGCTGTGTTGCTCTGCCCAATTGCTTATCTGAGCAGGACGAAATCCAAACTCACCCGGCTTGCTGCTGAGATCTTCCTTGCAGAA GCATTTCACTTTCTAGGTTATCATGAGTTCAATCCTGTTGG GCCAGTTGCACATGAGATTCTGATCCAAGTATGCGGCAATCCTGAAATTGACTGCTACGATTTGTTTTCAGCTGTTGCAG GACCGGACTGCTGCCTCAATACTTCAACTACATGTGCTTTCCTGCAGCATGCTCCACAGTCTACCTCCATCAAAAACCTTGTTCACTTGTCGCAGA TGGTCAGGCACCAAGGCATCAGAAGGTACGACTACGGCAACGCCAAGGATAACATGAAGCATTACAACCAGCCACGCCCCCCACTGTACAACCTCTCATCCATTCCCACCCATGTCCCCATGTTCCTCACACATGGTGGCCAAGACTTCCTCGGCGATGTCCCTGACACCAGGCACCTCCTGAGGACACTGGTCAGGAGCCATGACAGCGACAACATTGAGGTGCTGTATGTGCCCGACTATGCTCATGCCGACTTTGTGATAGGTTTTAATGCCCCACAACTTGTATACGCACCGATGGTCGACTTCTTTCAACGTCACTGA
- the LOC100841711 gene encoding triacylglycerol lipase 2 isoform X5 — protein MQLVSVVHLHPIHLVCANQKQQLSAIHVKITSLWQVTTEDGYILSLKRIPHGRFDTNSTNNTRQPVLLFHGLMVDGVSWLLGTPKQSLGFLLADGGFDVWFANTRGTNTSRNHTSLSPKDPAYWNWTWDEIAAYDLPSVLELVYNHTGGQKVHYIGHSLGTLIILAAFSEHKVLHLVRSAVLLCPIAYLSRTKSKLTRLAAEIFLAEAFHFLGYHEFNPVGPVAHEILIQVCGNPEIDCYDLFSAVAGPDCCLNTSTTCAFLQHAPQSTSIKNLVHLSQMVRHQGIRRYDYGNAKDNMKHYNQPRPPLYNLSSIPTHVPMFLTHGGQDFLGDVPDTRHLLRTLVRSHDSDNIEVLYVPDYAHADFVIGFNAPQLVYAPMVDFFQRH, from the exons ATGCAGTTG GTCAGCGTTGTCCACCTTCACCCCATCCATTTAGTATGTGCAAATCAGAAGCAGCAGCTTTCGGCTATCCATGTGAAGATCACAAG CCTATGGCAGGTGACGACAGAAGATGGATACATTCTTAGCTTAAAGAGGATTCCTCATGGTCGTTTTGATACGAATTCGACCAATAATACGAGACAACCAGTGCTGTTATTCCATGGGCTTATGGTG GATGGTGTTTCTTGGCTACTGGGTACACCAAAGCAATCACTTGGCTTTCTTCTGGCAGACGGTGGGTTTGATGTTTGGTTTGCCAACACCCGTGGAACTAATACCAGTCGGAACCATACCTCGCTCTCCCCAAAAGATCCG GCCTACTGGAATTGGACGTGGGACGAGATCGCTGCCTATGATCTTCCTTCCGTGCTTGAGTTGGTCTATAATCACACAGGAGGTCAAAAAGTACACTATATTGGTCACTCACTG GGAACCTTGATTATTCTTGCAGCCTTCTCCGAGCACAAGGTACTACACTTGGTGCGATCAGCTGTGTTGCTCTGCCCAATTGCTTATCTGAGCAGGACGAAATCCAAACTCACCCGGCTTGCTGCTGAGATCTTCCTTGCAGAA GCATTTCACTTTCTAGGTTATCATGAGTTCAATCCTGTTGG GCCAGTTGCACATGAGATTCTGATCCAAGTATGCGGCAATCCTGAAATTGACTGCTACGATTTGTTTTCAGCTGTTGCAG GACCGGACTGCTGCCTCAATACTTCAACTACATGTGCTTTCCTGCAGCATGCTCCACAGTCTACCTCCATCAAAAACCTTGTTCACTTGTCGCAGA TGGTCAGGCACCAAGGCATCAGAAGGTACGACTACGGCAACGCCAAGGATAACATGAAGCATTACAACCAGCCACGCCCCCCACTGTACAACCTCTCATCCATTCCCACCCATGTCCCCATGTTCCTCACACATGGTGGCCAAGACTTCCTCGGCGATGTCCCTGACACCAGGCACCTCCTGAGGACACTGGTCAGGAGCCATGACAGCGACAACATTGAGGTGCTGTATGTGCCCGACTATGCTCATGCCGACTTTGTGATAGGTTTTAATGCCCCACAACTTGTATACGCACCGATGGTCGACTTCTTTCAACGTCACTGA
- the LOC104582138 gene encoding uncharacterized protein LOC104582138: protein MEGYCMLYAYYFVDDPLHNDVVFRRRFRMSGKLFLKIAEYLWEYDDYFKLKRDAVSTLDFTTIQKCTVSFQLLAEIVAVFGDMYLRTPTAEDTAGILAQNAEKGFPGTASPVNYEINGHVYNKGYYLADDIYPRWSAFVKTISNPPPGGPRSWFATQQEACRKDVERAFGLLQA from the exons ATGGAAGGCTACTGCATGCTGTATGCCTACTACTTCGTCGATGATCCATTGCACAACGATGTGGTCTTTCGGCGCCGATTCAGAATGTCTGGGAAGCTCTTTTTGAAGATCGCCGAGTACCTCTGGGAGTACGACGATTACTTCAAATTGAAGAGGGACGCCGTCAGCACACTTGATTTCACAACAATTCAAAAATGCACGGTATCCTTCCAGTTGCTTGC GGAAATTGTGGCGGTGTTTGGAGATATGTACTTGAGAACACCAACTGCAGAAGACACAGCTGGGATCCTGGCACAGAATGCAGAAAAAGGATTCCCAG GCACTGCTTCTCCGGTGAACTATGAGATCAATGGCCATGTGTACAACAAGGGATACTACCTAGCAGATGACATCTATCCAAGATGGTCGGCCTTTGTGAAGACAATCTCAAACCCGCCCCCAGGAGGACCAAGATCTTGGTTTGCGACGCAACAGGAAGCATGTAGGAAGGATGTCGAGCGGGCATTTGGACTGTTGCAGGCTTGA
- the LOC104582140 gene encoding dehydration-responsive element-binding protein 2A produces MYAEEQLAAQAEEAAKNSAWEEMCQAFGGEPKKNLKGVRTLANGRYAAEIRDKVAGRKVWLGTFPSLKLAACAYELAARGMLSGGRHAVPNFQQTPSPALRAEFDDELAAQALRYREADGGGRPVPACLLRFARVPVPPVEEFPEQPPFTVEGPGCEITFVRSIPPEPVYIEAVEESYLATPTCTW; encoded by the coding sequence ATGTACGCAGAGGAGCAGCTTGCGGCAcaggccgaggaggcggcgaagaACAGCGCTTGGGAGGAGATGTGCCAGGCTTTCGGAGGAGAACCCAAGAAGAACTTGAAGGGGGTGAGGACGTTGGCGAATGGCAGGTACGCTGCTGAGATCCGGGACAAGGTCGCGGGGCGCAAGGTCTGGCTTGGGACGTTCCCGTCCCTCAAGCTCGCCGCTTGCGCCTACGAGCTGGCTGCCAGGGGGATGCTGTCGGGGGGACGCCATGCCGTCCCAAACTTCCAGCAAACTCCGTCTCCCGCCTTACGTGCCGAATTCGATGACGAGCTGGCCGCACAGGCGCTCCGTTACAGggaggcggacggcggcggtcgTCCTGTTCCTGCTTGTCTCTTGCGTTTCGCCAGGGTGCCGGTGCCACCGGTAGAGGAGTTCCCGGAGCAGCCGCCGTTCACCGTCGAGGGCCCAGGTTGTGAGATTACGTTCGTCCGCTCGATACCCCCAGAGCCAGTCTACATCGAGGCAGTCGAAGAATCGTACCTCGCGACGCCAACCTGCACCTGGTGA
- the LOC104582139 gene encoding ethylene-responsive transcription factor CRF6 produces MGELAKQAAEAASWEDMCRAMGSRPTKKLRGVKSLGKGKYAAEIWVKELERTVWLGTFPSLKLAACAYELAARGILSQGRKASPNFEVLPSPALRLEFEDELDKQELHHRKGYGPRPACLVRFRPEPAESFDPASLYIAPVQAPAESCVSTTLKTGPGASTSSSSGEGQSASGGPFKAPMFNPNVTFLAESVTGDNFTADALSRGGL; encoded by the coding sequence ATGGGGGAGCTCGCGAAGCAGGCCGCAGAGGCGGCGAGCTGGGAGGACATGTGCCGGGCGATGGGCAGTCGTCCGACCAAGAAGCTCAGGGGGGTCAAGTCTTTAGGGAAGGGAAAATACGCTGCCGAGATATGGGTCAAGGAGCTGGAGCGCACGGTGTGGCTCGGGACATTCCCGTCCCTCAAGCTCGCCGCCTGCGCCTACGAGCTCGCAGCCAGGGGAATCCTGTCGCAGGGGCGCAAGGCCAGCCCCAACTTCGAGGTACTTCCTTCGCCGGCCTTGCGTCTAGAGTTTGAAGACGAGCTGGACAAGCAGGAACTCCACCACCGAAAAGGTTACGGTCCTCGTCCTGCTTGTCTCGTTCGGTTCAGGCCAGAACCAGCGGAGTCCTTCGACCCGGCCAGCCTTTACATCGCGCCGGTGCAGGCACCGGCAGAGAGCTGCGTCAGCACCACCCTGAAGACGGGTCCGGGGGCTTCTACTTCTTCTTCGTCAGGCGAGGGCCAGAGCGCCTCCGGTGGTCCGTTCAAGGCCCCGATGTTTAATCCTAATGTCACCTTCCTTGCAGAATCTGTCACTGGTGACAACTTCACCGCCGACGCGTTGTCTCGTGGCGGCCTGTAG
- the LOC100841711 gene encoding triacylglycerol lipase 2 isoform X1 yields the protein MILLNLMARNLFLLSLLILSLGLNSCNALSWGDNSSMDDIGQRCPPSPHPFSMCKSEAAAFGYPCEDHKVTTEDGYILSLKRIPHGRFDTNSTNNTRQPVLLFHGLMVDGVSWLLGTPKQSLGFLLADGGFDVWFANTRGTNTSRNHTSLSPKDPAYWNWTWDEIAAYDLPSVLELVYNHTGGQKVHYIGHSLGTLIILAAFSEHKVLHLVRSAVLLCPIAYLSRTKSKLTRLAAEIFLAEAFHFLGYHEFNPVGPVAHEILIQVCGNPEIDCYDLFSAVAGPDCCLNTSTTCAFLQHAPQSTSIKNLVHLSQMVRHQGIRRYDYGNAKDNMKHYNQPRPPLYNLSSIPTHVPMFLTHGGQDFLGDVPDTRHLLRTLVRSHDSDNIEVLYVPDYAHADFVIGFNAPQLVYAPMVDFFQRH from the exons ATGATTCTACTTAATTTGATGGCTAGGAATTTGTTTCTGCTTAGTTTATTGATTCTTTCGCTTGGCCTTAACTCCTGCAATGCTCTCTCATGGGGGGACAATAGTTCTATGGATGATATAGGTCAGCGTTGTCCACCTTCACCCCATCCATTTAGTATGTGCAAATCAGAAGCAGCAGCTTTCGGCTATCCATGTGAAGATCACAAG GTGACGACAGAAGATGGATACATTCTTAGCTTAAAGAGGATTCCTCATGGTCGTTTTGATACGAATTCGACCAATAATACGAGACAACCAGTGCTGTTATTCCATGGGCTTATGGTG GATGGTGTTTCTTGGCTACTGGGTACACCAAAGCAATCACTTGGCTTTCTTCTGGCAGACGGTGGGTTTGATGTTTGGTTTGCCAACACCCGTGGAACTAATACCAGTCGGAACCATACCTCGCTCTCCCCAAAAGATCCG GCCTACTGGAATTGGACGTGGGACGAGATCGCTGCCTATGATCTTCCTTCCGTGCTTGAGTTGGTCTATAATCACACAGGAGGTCAAAAAGTACACTATATTGGTCACTCACTG GGAACCTTGATTATTCTTGCAGCCTTCTCCGAGCACAAGGTACTACACTTGGTGCGATCAGCTGTGTTGCTCTGCCCAATTGCTTATCTGAGCAGGACGAAATCCAAACTCACCCGGCTTGCTGCTGAGATCTTCCTTGCAGAA GCATTTCACTTTCTAGGTTATCATGAGTTCAATCCTGTTGG GCCAGTTGCACATGAGATTCTGATCCAAGTATGCGGCAATCCTGAAATTGACTGCTACGATTTGTTTTCAGCTGTTGCAG GACCGGACTGCTGCCTCAATACTTCAACTACATGTGCTTTCCTGCAGCATGCTCCACAGTCTACCTCCATCAAAAACCTTGTTCACTTGTCGCAGA TGGTCAGGCACCAAGGCATCAGAAGGTACGACTACGGCAACGCCAAGGATAACATGAAGCATTACAACCAGCCACGCCCCCCACTGTACAACCTCTCATCCATTCCCACCCATGTCCCCATGTTCCTCACACATGGTGGCCAAGACTTCCTCGGCGATGTCCCTGACACCAGGCACCTCCTGAGGACACTGGTCAGGAGCCATGACAGCGACAACATTGAGGTGCTGTATGTGCCCGACTATGCTCATGCCGACTTTGTGATAGGTTTTAATGCCCCACAACTTGTATACGCACCGATGGTCGACTTCTTTCAACGTCACTGA
- the LOC100841711 gene encoding triacylglycerol lipase 2 isoform X7, translating into MCKSEAAAFGYPCEDHKVTTEDGYILSLKRIPHGRFDTNSTNNTRQPVLLFHGLMVDGVSWLLGTPKQSLGFLLADGGFDVWFANTRGTNTSRNHTSLSPKDPAYWNWTWDEIAAYDLPSVLELVYNHTGGQKVHYIGHSLGTLIILAAFSEHKVLHLVRSAVLLCPIAYLSRTKSKLTRLAAEIFLAEAFHFLGYHEFNPVGPVAHEILIQVCGNPEIDCYDLFSAVAGPDCCLNTSTTCAFLQHAPQSTSIKNLVHLSQMVRHQGIRRYDYGNAKDNMKHYNQPRPPLYNLSSIPTHVPMFLTHGGQDFLGDVPDTRHLLRTLVRSHDSDNIEVLYVPDYAHADFVIGFNAPQLVYAPMVDFFQRH; encoded by the exons ATGTGCAAATCAGAAGCAGCAGCTTTCGGCTATCCATGTGAAGATCACAAG GTGACGACAGAAGATGGATACATTCTTAGCTTAAAGAGGATTCCTCATGGTCGTTTTGATACGAATTCGACCAATAATACGAGACAACCAGTGCTGTTATTCCATGGGCTTATGGTG GATGGTGTTTCTTGGCTACTGGGTACACCAAAGCAATCACTTGGCTTTCTTCTGGCAGACGGTGGGTTTGATGTTTGGTTTGCCAACACCCGTGGAACTAATACCAGTCGGAACCATACCTCGCTCTCCCCAAAAGATCCG GCCTACTGGAATTGGACGTGGGACGAGATCGCTGCCTATGATCTTCCTTCCGTGCTTGAGTTGGTCTATAATCACACAGGAGGTCAAAAAGTACACTATATTGGTCACTCACTG GGAACCTTGATTATTCTTGCAGCCTTCTCCGAGCACAAGGTACTACACTTGGTGCGATCAGCTGTGTTGCTCTGCCCAATTGCTTATCTGAGCAGGACGAAATCCAAACTCACCCGGCTTGCTGCTGAGATCTTCCTTGCAGAA GCATTTCACTTTCTAGGTTATCATGAGTTCAATCCTGTTGG GCCAGTTGCACATGAGATTCTGATCCAAGTATGCGGCAATCCTGAAATTGACTGCTACGATTTGTTTTCAGCTGTTGCAG GACCGGACTGCTGCCTCAATACTTCAACTACATGTGCTTTCCTGCAGCATGCTCCACAGTCTACCTCCATCAAAAACCTTGTTCACTTGTCGCAGA TGGTCAGGCACCAAGGCATCAGAAGGTACGACTACGGCAACGCCAAGGATAACATGAAGCATTACAACCAGCCACGCCCCCCACTGTACAACCTCTCATCCATTCCCACCCATGTCCCCATGTTCCTCACACATGGTGGCCAAGACTTCCTCGGCGATGTCCCTGACACCAGGCACCTCCTGAGGACACTGGTCAGGAGCCATGACAGCGACAACATTGAGGTGCTGTATGTGCCCGACTATGCTCATGCCGACTTTGTGATAGGTTTTAATGCCCCACAACTTGTATACGCACCGATGGTCGACTTCTTTCAACGTCACTGA
- the LOC100841711 gene encoding triacylglycerol lipase 2 isoform X6, translating to MDDIGQRCPPSPHPFSMCKSEAAAFGYPCEDHKVTTEDGYILSLKRIPHGRFDTNSTNNTRQPVLLFHGLMVDGVSWLLGTPKQSLGFLLADGGFDVWFANTRGTNTSRNHTSLSPKDPAYWNWTWDEIAAYDLPSVLELVYNHTGGQKVHYIGHSLGTLIILAAFSEHKVLHLVRSAVLLCPIAYLSRTKSKLTRLAAEIFLAEAFHFLGYHEFNPVGPVAHEILIQVCGNPEIDCYDLFSAVAGPDCCLNTSTTCAFLQHAPQSTSIKNLVHLSQMVRHQGIRRYDYGNAKDNMKHYNQPRPPLYNLSSIPTHVPMFLTHGGQDFLGDVPDTRHLLRTLVRSHDSDNIEVLYVPDYAHADFVIGFNAPQLVYAPMVDFFQRH from the exons ATGGATGATATAGGTCAGCGTTGTCCACCTTCACCCCATCCATTTAGTATGTGCAAATCAGAAGCAGCAGCTTTCGGCTATCCATGTGAAGATCACAAG GTGACGACAGAAGATGGATACATTCTTAGCTTAAAGAGGATTCCTCATGGTCGTTTTGATACGAATTCGACCAATAATACGAGACAACCAGTGCTGTTATTCCATGGGCTTATGGTG GATGGTGTTTCTTGGCTACTGGGTACACCAAAGCAATCACTTGGCTTTCTTCTGGCAGACGGTGGGTTTGATGTTTGGTTTGCCAACACCCGTGGAACTAATACCAGTCGGAACCATACCTCGCTCTCCCCAAAAGATCCG GCCTACTGGAATTGGACGTGGGACGAGATCGCTGCCTATGATCTTCCTTCCGTGCTTGAGTTGGTCTATAATCACACAGGAGGTCAAAAAGTACACTATATTGGTCACTCACTG GGAACCTTGATTATTCTTGCAGCCTTCTCCGAGCACAAGGTACTACACTTGGTGCGATCAGCTGTGTTGCTCTGCCCAATTGCTTATCTGAGCAGGACGAAATCCAAACTCACCCGGCTTGCTGCTGAGATCTTCCTTGCAGAA GCATTTCACTTTCTAGGTTATCATGAGTTCAATCCTGTTGG GCCAGTTGCACATGAGATTCTGATCCAAGTATGCGGCAATCCTGAAATTGACTGCTACGATTTGTTTTCAGCTGTTGCAG GACCGGACTGCTGCCTCAATACTTCAACTACATGTGCTTTCCTGCAGCATGCTCCACAGTCTACCTCCATCAAAAACCTTGTTCACTTGTCGCAGA TGGTCAGGCACCAAGGCATCAGAAGGTACGACTACGGCAACGCCAAGGATAACATGAAGCATTACAACCAGCCACGCCCCCCACTGTACAACCTCTCATCCATTCCCACCCATGTCCCCATGTTCCTCACACATGGTGGCCAAGACTTCCTCGGCGATGTCCCTGACACCAGGCACCTCCTGAGGACACTGGTCAGGAGCCATGACAGCGACAACATTGAGGTGCTGTATGTGCCCGACTATGCTCATGCCGACTTTGTGATAGGTTTTAATGCCCCACAACTTGTATACGCACCGATGGTCGACTTCTTTCAACGTCACTGA
- the LOC100841711 gene encoding triacylglycerol lipase 2 isoform X3 produces the protein MVIYLNDAWITCSAERSTGQRCPPSPHPFSMCKSEAAAFGYPCEDHKVTTEDGYILSLKRIPHGRFDTNSTNNTRQPVLLFHGLMVDGVSWLLGTPKQSLGFLLADGGFDVWFANTRGTNTSRNHTSLSPKDPAYWNWTWDEIAAYDLPSVLELVYNHTGGQKVHYIGHSLGTLIILAAFSEHKVLHLVRSAVLLCPIAYLSRTKSKLTRLAAEIFLAEAFHFLGYHEFNPVGPVAHEILIQVCGNPEIDCYDLFSAVAGPDCCLNTSTTCAFLQHAPQSTSIKNLVHLSQMVRHQGIRRYDYGNAKDNMKHYNQPRPPLYNLSSIPTHVPMFLTHGGQDFLGDVPDTRHLLRTLVRSHDSDNIEVLYVPDYAHADFVIGFNAPQLVYAPMVDFFQRH, from the exons ATGGTGATATATCTGAATGACGCCTGGATTACCTGTTCAGCTGAACGAAGCACAG GTCAGCGTTGTCCACCTTCACCCCATCCATTTAGTATGTGCAAATCAGAAGCAGCAGCTTTCGGCTATCCATGTGAAGATCACAAG GTGACGACAGAAGATGGATACATTCTTAGCTTAAAGAGGATTCCTCATGGTCGTTTTGATACGAATTCGACCAATAATACGAGACAACCAGTGCTGTTATTCCATGGGCTTATGGTG GATGGTGTTTCTTGGCTACTGGGTACACCAAAGCAATCACTTGGCTTTCTTCTGGCAGACGGTGGGTTTGATGTTTGGTTTGCCAACACCCGTGGAACTAATACCAGTCGGAACCATACCTCGCTCTCCCCAAAAGATCCG GCCTACTGGAATTGGACGTGGGACGAGATCGCTGCCTATGATCTTCCTTCCGTGCTTGAGTTGGTCTATAATCACACAGGAGGTCAAAAAGTACACTATATTGGTCACTCACTG GGAACCTTGATTATTCTTGCAGCCTTCTCCGAGCACAAGGTACTACACTTGGTGCGATCAGCTGTGTTGCTCTGCCCAATTGCTTATCTGAGCAGGACGAAATCCAAACTCACCCGGCTTGCTGCTGAGATCTTCCTTGCAGAA GCATTTCACTTTCTAGGTTATCATGAGTTCAATCCTGTTGG GCCAGTTGCACATGAGATTCTGATCCAAGTATGCGGCAATCCTGAAATTGACTGCTACGATTTGTTTTCAGCTGTTGCAG GACCGGACTGCTGCCTCAATACTTCAACTACATGTGCTTTCCTGCAGCATGCTCCACAGTCTACCTCCATCAAAAACCTTGTTCACTTGTCGCAGA TGGTCAGGCACCAAGGCATCAGAAGGTACGACTACGGCAACGCCAAGGATAACATGAAGCATTACAACCAGCCACGCCCCCCACTGTACAACCTCTCATCCATTCCCACCCATGTCCCCATGTTCCTCACACATGGTGGCCAAGACTTCCTCGGCGATGTCCCTGACACCAGGCACCTCCTGAGGACACTGGTCAGGAGCCATGACAGCGACAACATTGAGGTGCTGTATGTGCCCGACTATGCTCATGCCGACTTTGTGATAGGTTTTAATGCCCCACAACTTGTATACGCACCGATGGTCGACTTCTTTCAACGTCACTGA